The genomic interval GGGGAGCCAGTAACTAtagaactacaattcccagcatgggGAGAGTTATAGTTTAGCTTACAGTTTAAGGATATCTGGGCTTTAGGTAAATATAACTTACATTCTTGTGGCATTACAGGACCATAAGAAGGATTAAGGTTGACATTTGATGTAGTTAGTAATTCATCACAAAGTGCAGAAGGGGGGAATAAAACCTGACGTAGTGATGTTCTCATTTCATATACAATCTaacctacaacaaaaaaaaaaaagtcattactATATTTGGGAGAGGAGGGGGCTCTTAAAGGGTTTTATGACATTTCAAGACCAAAACCATAGCTGCCTTATTTTCAAAGACAGCGCCACCGTTGTTCACTGACAGCATTTGGTATCGTCGTTCAGCCACAGTAAAGTGGACAGGCTGGACTACAATACCAAGGGCAGtcgctccctccccttccccctttCATTTTCAAATacacattttattggtactacaATAAAGAGTAAAACTACAGGATACTGAAAATATACGAGCTGGCCACAGGAGGAATAGAATGAGGGGCATTTCCAATACAGCTGCCATATGGGTTGTTACCCATCAGATTTAGACTCGAACAAGAAACCGGCCTAGGTACATGACATCATTCCATACCTATCTTAACTACGTGCCACTTCTTATGAAACACAGAATGGCCGCCGTCATATTGGTTACTACTTTCCTTCCCAGATATAACAGAATCGCTGGAATAACCTGGCAGAAGACAACTCAAGGTGGAAATGATTTTAAATTAAACCATAGTTCAGAAATACACCATCATGCAGAATGGAATATAATCTTCAAGACTCTACAAGGATCTCCACAATATGATCGATCTCATTGAGTTCTGCCTTGCAGTGAGTGGATGCAGTTGACTGAGATAAGCTCTCGAGCATATCACAGTGGCCCAGTTTAGAACTTCCCATCATCCCAGTCAGCACTGTATCAAGGTCGTAATAAGAAGTGTCAACCTCAGAAAACAAGTCTTCCACTGAATTTGTATTTCTGTTCTCCAAGCTCTCAAATATATGGTCTAATGATTTTTGAAGGTTCGCTCTATTTTCCTGGGGACCTTCCATCTCCCAGAAGCCAGATGAACTATTTTGCACCGCTTTAACAGAGGCTATAGTCGAGAACTCCGAAATTTCCTCCGTCTCTTGAACCTCTAACTCTTCGCTGTATGTAATATAGGAGTCATCAATGTGTTTCTCTTCAGCTTGGTCCTTAGAGGAACGGCACAAGATTTCTGTAGAAACAAGACGATCCAGAGGAGCTGGATGATCAGTTTGGTGTGCATGAAAAAACTGCCAGCTCCCATCTTGAGTCATTTCCTCTTGTATCTGCCTTACCGTGTTGGCGATAAGAACTGATCGGCAGAGGTTTGGTTCTACCAGCATGTGGCACAGTTGAAGCTTGACTAGTGACATGTCCAACATAGACTGACGTTCTAGAGTATAAGAAGGAAGAGTCTTTAAGTCAACCAAGGAGCCATTGATCACTTCCTGTTCGAAGCACTTTCTTTTAAGTCCTCGAGTAAACATGGTGTCCTATAAGGGAGTAGAGAGAGCGGAACAAGCATAAATTAAGGCTCTAAAATGTAGACGACTGCTCAGATTACACGAGATACACAGAAGGTTATACCAAGACAATGCACGAGTATATATAGGCTGCCAATGTAATCACAACCACTTACGTTCTAAAAAAAACCGTATACCTCTTTAGAAGGCAATTACAATGTTTTCTTCGTGTGTGTACTGCGGCACATTGAAGTAAAGAAAACTGGCAAACAACTTTGGTCCTGTTCATTTCTAGGCCAATGATAAATAAAGTCTGCACTGGAGAATGCATGCTGCTTTACAGATCCTTGATCCACGGCACAATAAAGCACTATGGATGATCCTCAAAGAGCGTTTCTGAATGATAAGGCATCAGGAAACGCCAGAGCATTAACTCTGCACTGCACAGAAAATGAAAATACACCAGTTAGTGCAAAAAATAAACAGAAGTCATACAAAATAGTAATAGACGATGGCTGCTGCATACAGAAATTGACAGCTGCTCTTATGGAGGTTTTCAcactcccattcagttcaatggacgGCCATCTCTGCACTTGGGGATGTCATTTGCTGGACTGCCATTATAAACTTTACACACTAGAGAGAGACTAAGCCATGGATTGGGCTGGAGATTCCCTAGTAGAAAGTTATCAGTATCGCCCCTTTATAACTCCAAACTGTAGTTATTATCTTTGTTCAGCCAATTCACAGGTTACAGGGTGACATATGGCTTTGTTAATCTGATGGGGGGGGGAATTCTCAGTTTATTATTAGTTCATACTCTCTTGTAAAAAGTAGTAATACATTTATACTAGAAAGTCTTCATGTATTGCAAACAGTCTTTTCACCACTGTGTCTTTCTATTCTACAAGGACATAGACATGCACGTCATAGCCCTGGAAAATGGGAACTACAGCAGTGAGGtctttgaggacccctggtctatgttAGAATAATGTctagggcctggttcacatctgcgttcgcgaagtccgcttgggaaccccccccctcctccgaacggaaacctatacacatagaaaagtagttacctgggaaaacacgcaagccccatagactataatggggtccatgtggtcttCGCTCGGcttcctgaacgcagatgtgaaccaggccttagcagaGCAGTGAGAAAGTTACCTGACAATTCACTGACATTTTCCAATCTTACttattaaagaggacgtttcacaaCCTcctccaagtccaactccaccgaTTCTGACGCAGTTGGATTTTCTCTCTCTAGCctgcaccattcctgagcaatcatttgttagagttctattgggaggctttttttaaaggccgattcctgaccaaaaaactacgtgtgaactcagcctcaccAAACTAAAAACTCCAGAATTCTAACTTTCTTTAcatctataagaaaaaaaaagaaaaagtagtaTACATGCAGTGCTAACATTTGTTACAGTTTTCTGTCAGCTTAATTGCCTGTGCCAACAACGATGCAGGGCTTGGTGACAAGAGTGCTCCAAAAGTGTACCCCCTTTCCCTTCTCATTCAATGTAAATTTGTAGTAAAAACAACATTAAGCGTAGAGACGAATGCTGTTCCTCAGTCTGCAGCATTTTCTGCATGATCGTGACAAACAGTTTTGCAGAGAGAACACAGAGGTTAGTTTCCTGCTGATCTCCTGGGCGTGGCTTCACATTCTTTTGTCCTACTGTAGGGGTGGGGGGAAGCTCCTGCTGAAGCCAACTGTCTAAGGTTACATGCACACATACGAGTGTGCTGTAAGAGCTGGACTATAATAGAGCAGGTCCTTTCCTGCCAAGTGATATTGTATAGATCGGACCCCCATAGGAATGAAGCACAGAATGCATATCATCTGAGTGTGATCCAAGTGTGTTCTGTATACAAAAGGCCTCAAACTAATGTGAAGGCCCCTCCCCTGTTAGGCCTCAACCTAATGTGCACCCATCTCCCTCAACCTTGGCCAGCACATCAGGCTGAGGCCTAACAGTGAGGTAGTGAAGGGACATAACTGATCTACACTTCTCAGTTTTAACCAAATGAAAGGCAGGAGGAATTAATGGTGTCCTTCACTAGGTTTTCTTGATTATTGGACGCTACAGGCAAGGGTCATGGACCCAGAAAATACTTATTACaccatttttaatttatttcagGAGACAAACAACAGACATTGCTTTGTGACTGGAATTTCAGGACCCTAGTCAAGCAGCAGGTCTAGTTGAAAGCTGTAGCCTGTGGGGACATACTGTTACAAAATAGCAGGAAAGGTTTGAGGGTCCAGTGCTGAGAAATAAGGAACAAGGTTTCAGTATCTGTTAACAGATAAGCAAAACACAGTCACAGGACAAATGCATTTCCTACATTATAACCtgtctgtatatataaaaataaaaagcaagatacatgctttatacaagtttgtaattaaataaaaaaaaaaaaaaaaaaaaaaaaaaaagccattatgAAATGTGACAAATTGACATGTTATACTGACTTACATCAGCTCCATAATCTCAGCTGAGGGATGCTACGATGATTTCACTCAACTCAGGctgcactgtgctgtatatacaaatAGCAGAGGGAAAGAAAAATACAGTGATAGAAATACTACGCAAGCGGTGCTCAAGTCTCATGCACATATACATATCCATTCTGGGGTCGAAAAGGGATGTTATAGACTGACTCCCGCAAACTCTTTCACTTTCCtatcaataatatatatatatatatatatatatatatatatatatatatatatatatatatataaataaattcacATACATGACAAAATGTAACATACAATGAGGACTGCATCATTTACTTCCAGACAACGGTTTAGACAGACACACAAAAACTGCAATACACCTACCTTACCGGTAGTGATATCACTGCATCGGCAGGCAAGTGACCACTCTGGTTACCAGATGTACGAATGTTATGTTTAGCTACCCGGAAATAGACAAACTCAATATTAGCAATACTGGGTGGAATTACAGATCGATCCCTCAAAGGATGAATGGTGCCAGGAATTCCGGACGCTTACCCCCTCACTATGGCAAGTAACCTACTGGTCTTTTCTGAGCATGTTCCTTTATGAGGAATAAGCTAATGGCTGGGCCATCCAAGTTTGGAGTTAGACCATGTGTGAGGTATGGGACATTTCCTGGACAGAAGACTGCTAAACTTGAAGGACAATTCCTATTAAAAGAAACATGGCTCAAAACACACAGTCACAAAAAGATATGTGCAATAGAGCATTATGAAAAAGAAAGCAGAATCAACATGCTCACCTAGTTTCCCATGGTATGAAGTTCTTCCTCTATCTGGTTGCAATAATGACCACCAGTGGCTGTGAGATAGTGGACGCTAGTCCACCCCTCAAACTGGCTTGTCCTGTAGGTCCCTGCCAAGTCCTACCTGGTTTAACATTCATGTTTCTCTGCTCTCTCTCCTTGAGCTTGTTCTAGGACACAACTGGGGGGGGGCTAGTAGTCAAGTGGGATAATGTTATCTAGCTAGCCTGCCACATTGTACACACAAATGACTGCCCACAGAAAACAAAAGGACCAGAGATAAATACAGGCGAATAAAgaggtgtgtggttttttttttttttttttaataaaggggGAGGTGTTTGAAAGAGACAttgtgaagatttttttttttgttagcacAATGGTGTGCATCACTACAgtgttttgttttgatttttgcTACAAaacatggaaaaacccctttaagaaaactcATTGCATCATAGTACTTTAGAACGTAGTCCATACATCAGATTCACCATCATGCCagtagtatgggacagtatgtggctGGGACACAACTATAATGCTAAGAGTTCAGGCACATATATGGACCCTTCAGACTTGTGACACTACGTTGTGCGAATCTGTATAGCTGCAGATACCAAATGTCACGGTTGTGGGCATGTGTTTGTATTACCAACACACCAAGAAAGTGCCCATCATTTCCTCAGTATTGTATGACTTATCTGTTATTTTTCCAGGTGCCTGGGGTAGTCGAACAGCCATTAAATAGGACACTTCACATCCTTATATAGATTTCCCGGTATGCACCTCAGTGCTGGAGATatattagtttcggcactgatctctcCACTGGTGCCTTAAAGCCTAACGTTATTGCTAGCGAACCCAACAACTCAATGATGATGGTAGACTACAAGGTCCACCTTTCTGACAggaccgatatctccagcaccagggtgCATACagagaaagccgaaagtgcgctgaattcagaacactgacACTTGTCTAGCAACATATAACACCGTACATCTTTGAGGATGTGAAGGATCCAGTTTAAAAGGTTCGCTGTTTCCAACCACAGTTTTCAAAGTGAGTGACAGTAAACTAATATATATGCCTAGGTTCAGACCTTATGCACAAGCCAGTGTTTTTCCCCACAAGTTACAAATCTGTACATTATATGAGGTGTGTAGCTTCTGCCACTGCTTGAAGAGGCTCTTTCATGGgtgtgggcacaggcagttccatatactgctggaaagccgacagtacgctgcatttagcgcactgtctgctttcccgatctgtgccccgggtaaagcgctatcagtacagtagctctttacagtcagaagggcgttcctgacagtcagtcaggaacatccttcttcacagcagcgcctatcgtgctgtacagtgtgagcggggaggaacgcctcctccctctgctcacagtgctcatccatagatgagcattatcaggaggggagggggcgttcctccccgctcacactgaacAGCACGAtaggcccttctgactgtaaagagctactgtaccgggaccaatagctctttacccggggcacagatcgggaaagccaacagtgcgctgaattctgcgcactgtcggctttccagcagtatatagaacttcctgtgcccaaacccatgaaaggtcctctttaaggtatagCAAACTCATGCAAtacactgatgtgaataaagctttaGGAGTATAGAAACCTTACAGAGGTAATCTATAAAATATGTACCCAACAAATAGGTTGCATATGATTTTTATGACTTGGCTCCATGTTAATTTCTTGTTTTATTAAACTCCAAACATACACAATCCATGTGTTCTATTAAAAGGCAAAAATCAGCCACTTGGGTACTATCCACATCCCCAACTAGCCAAAGCAGCTCCCAATATGACAAGTGATATCACATTTTTAGGATCTCTCTTTTCCATTTACTCTCCATAGTTTTCCTTGCTTTAAATCGCTGCTCAGTAGACAGCAATAAGTTTCGGTTTTCACaaggcaggattttttttttttttttttttttttttttacatacacagCCAGTTAAGGAATCAGATTACATGTGACAGAAAACAGACACTGTTtacagagaaaaactgcattatgCAAGACCCCCTATACAGGAAATACAGGCAGTGAATTATTGGGCAAAATAAAGTGGGCCGCAAATCTCTCAGCTGGTAACTGCTTGGGGACCAGAAAAGTGGAAACCCACTTAAGCGGTTACTCGCAGAAACCAGCATACTCCATAGACTGCTTGTAGGACTtaaaagtggaatgggggacggatgTGAAATGGGCCTTAGAGGTAAGGGGCTTTCTCTCCCTTATTCTAGATCACTGCTGTAGGTTACAGGTTGGTGACTTATTGAACTTCTTCAACTAAGTTGGACTAATAGTCCAACTTTATCACTTTTTAGACATTTTACTTTTGATGAGGAAAGGGGCGTGGCTAAAAGGAAACCAATAAGAAGCTGCCAAatgttttaggctaagttcacactgccgttgttctgatccatctgTTCCATGGACAGGACTATTGTCCATTTAAAATAATAAACCAGACAGAAAAAAGCTGCCATCTTTGTTTTCAGAGTGAAtgatgaaggatgcaaagagaagGTGCCGTGTCTGAATCTCTCAGCTTTTCAGTCAATTGTTATACTATGAACAGTGCCTTAAAGGGCAAGTCCATTTTTGTTGTGCAAAATTCTTCCACAACAATATCAGTATTGCTTGCCATCAGTGCCTCAACATTCCTCAGATCTGACAAAAAGGATCCAGTCTAGGAAATTCTctgcattaaagaggttgtcccatctcaaggatcctatctatactggtagcttatgtaaattgaagacttttcctaaatacattgctttaga from Leptodactylus fuscus isolate aLepFus1 chromosome 7, aLepFus1.hap2, whole genome shotgun sequence carries:
- the CDCA4 gene encoding cell division cycle-associated protein 4, yielding MFTRGLKRKCFEQEVINGSLVDLKTLPSYTLERQSMLDMSLVKLQLCHMLVEPNLCRSVLIANTVRQIQEEMTQDGSWQFFHAHQTDHPAPLDRLVSTEILCRSSKDQAEEKHIDDSYITYSEELEVQETEEISEFSTIASVKAVQNSSSGFWEMEGPQENRANLQKSLDHIFESLENRNTNSVEDLFSEVDTSYYDLDTVLTGMMGSSKLGHCDMLESLSQSTASTHCKAELNEIDHIVEILVES